The Verrucomicrobium spinosum DSM 4136 = JCM 18804 genome includes a region encoding these proteins:
- a CDS encoding putative molybdenum carrier protein — protein MVKFESILAGGQTGAQRAALDWAIAHNVPHGGWCPKGRKALDGVLDAKYQLKETEKDVTIERTEWNVRDADATVVFTFAEKATGGALKSVTFARKLKKPCLHLHRGILAGSEKLVAFMDKHRVRRLNIAGSHEEKEPGIYVWVTSTLDKAEGIMMRMGEL, from the coding sequence ATGGTAAAATTTGAAAGCATTCTTGCCGGGGGACAAACCGGGGCGCAGCGTGCCGCGCTGGATTGGGCGATCGCCCACAATGTGCCGCATGGTGGATGGTGTCCCAAGGGCAGAAAAGCCTTGGATGGTGTGTTGGACGCCAAGTACCAGTTGAAGGAAACGGAAAAAGATGTGACGATCGAGCGCACGGAATGGAATGTGCGGGATGCCGATGCCACGGTTGTTTTCACCTTCGCGGAAAAAGCCACTGGCGGAGCTCTGAAGTCGGTTACTTTCGCCCGCAAACTGAAAAAGCCCTGTTTGCACCTGCACCGGGGCATTCTGGCCGGCTCTGAGAAGCTGGTCGCCTTCATGGACAAGCACCGCGTTCGTCGGCTGAACATCGCTGGTTCTCATGAGGAAAAGGAACCTGGCATCTATGTTTGGGTGACCTCCACCCTCGACAAGGCGGAAGGGATCATGATGCGAATGGGCGAGCTTTAA
- a CDS encoding heavy metal response regulator transcription factor, translated as MRILIVEDERRSREFLAKGLQEAGYVVDVAGDGEEGLQATRDSAFDLIVLDVMLPVRDGWHVLEHLRTEGCETPVLFLTARDSVPDRVRGLELGADDYLVKPFAWTEFLARVRTLLRRSPVRTAEIIKIGDLELDLPRMKARRGRHPIDLTAKEFQLLSLLARRRGEVLSRTTICEQVWDMNFSTDSNAVDVAMGRLRRKVDEPFENKLIHTQRGLGYILEDRGQS; from the coding sequence ATGCGCATCCTCATTGTGGAAGATGAACGAAGGAGCCGGGAGTTCCTCGCCAAGGGGCTCCAGGAGGCGGGCTACGTGGTCGATGTGGCCGGTGATGGCGAGGAGGGGCTCCAAGCGACGCGGGACAGCGCCTTCGACCTCATCGTGCTGGACGTCATGCTTCCTGTCCGGGACGGCTGGCATGTGCTGGAGCACCTCCGCACCGAGGGTTGCGAAACGCCTGTTCTCTTCCTCACAGCGCGCGACTCGGTCCCCGATCGGGTGCGTGGGCTGGAGCTGGGTGCAGATGACTATCTGGTTAAGCCTTTCGCTTGGACGGAGTTCCTCGCCCGGGTCCGCACCTTGCTGCGGCGCAGTCCAGTGCGCACGGCGGAGATCATCAAGATCGGCGACCTGGAGCTGGATCTGCCTCGCATGAAGGCACGCCGCGGCCGACACCCTATCGACCTCACGGCCAAGGAATTTCAACTCCTGAGCCTCCTGGCCCGCAGACGGGGGGAGGTTCTCTCCCGCACGACGATCTGCGAGCAGGTGTGGGACATGAATTTTTCCACCGACTCCAACGCAGTGGATGTGGCCATGGGCCGGCTGCGTCGCAAGGTGGATGAGCCGTTTGAGAACAAGCTCATCCACACCCAGCGGGGCTTGGGCTACATCCTTGAAGATCGTGGACAGTCCTGA
- a CDS encoding ABC transporter substrate-binding protein, whose protein sequence is MKTLVKCLFSIAAVALSSAGLHAEPLKIAYSDWPGFTLIEVAKQKGWFKEAGVDVELVWFDYLPSLDAFASGKVDAVTCVTTDAMVTGANGAKSKIICLLDYSDGGDMIIGKAGINSIKDLKGKKVALELTLVEHLLLLKALEANGMAASDVELVNTATNETPQTLVSGNVAAIGAWYPVSNQALKAVAGSKPLFTSGDAKGLIYDGLCVNPVSYSQRKADWEKVVKVYYKCVDYILDEKTKEDAAAILAAKVGAEVKDYLAAMKGTHFLTLEEAKIAYKKGTGLDSVYGSMALGNKFNLDNKVYTESQKPESYLVPGIVNSLK, encoded by the coding sequence ATGAAAACACTTGTCAAATGCCTGTTCTCCATTGCCGCCGTGGCGTTGTCCTCGGCCGGTCTTCACGCAGAACCACTGAAAATCGCCTACTCGGACTGGCCCGGATTCACCCTCATCGAGGTGGCCAAACAGAAGGGGTGGTTCAAAGAAGCCGGGGTGGACGTCGAGCTGGTCTGGTTTGACTACCTGCCTTCGCTGGACGCCTTTGCCTCGGGCAAGGTGGACGCAGTGACCTGCGTCACGACGGATGCGATGGTGACAGGAGCCAACGGTGCCAAGAGCAAGATCATCTGCCTGCTGGACTACAGTGATGGCGGTGACATGATCATTGGCAAGGCAGGGATCAACTCCATCAAGGATCTTAAAGGCAAAAAAGTGGCGCTGGAGCTCACGCTCGTGGAGCATCTGCTGCTGCTCAAGGCGCTGGAGGCAAACGGCATGGCTGCATCCGACGTGGAACTGGTGAATACGGCCACCAATGAAACACCCCAGACCCTGGTGTCGGGGAACGTGGCCGCCATCGGGGCGTGGTACCCTGTTTCCAACCAGGCGCTCAAGGCGGTGGCGGGGTCCAAGCCCCTCTTTACCAGCGGCGACGCCAAAGGACTGATCTATGACGGACTCTGCGTGAACCCGGTCAGCTACAGCCAGCGCAAGGCAGACTGGGAAAAGGTGGTGAAAGTGTACTACAAGTGTGTGGACTACATCCTTGACGAGAAAACCAAGGAGGATGCGGCAGCGATTCTGGCCGCGAAGGTGGGGGCCGAGGTGAAGGACTATCTAGCCGCGATGAAAGGCACCCATTTCCTGACGCTTGAGGAAGCCAAAATAGCCTACAAGAAGGGCACAGGGCTGGACTCTGTCTATGGCTCCATGGCGCTGGGAAACAAGTTCAACCTGGACAACAAGGTTTACACGGAGTCGCAGAAACCGGAGAGCTACTTGGTTCCCGGCATCGTCAACAGCCTCAAGTGA
- a CDS encoding creatininase family protein yields the protein MTPSWFAQLPVPPVRSPVRLERLAWPDAAHTLQDVLLLPVGAMEQHGPHLPLHTDTVIAESTCQLASALTGAPVLPALGYSVSLGHTVKWPGTFSLFHETLMLTVREIAQWAADTGWNRLLIVNSHYGNDAALRCAVDRLRHDLGGNLLTATRNTWDLTPEIAGRFTHDAADWHANEAETSLMLFLDPAAVVKERLSTADDPDRTMGCVFPHRVAHTSLNGVTGRPSLGTVEQGALLISRMGDALADLIQKARVEHPPLTWAP from the coding sequence ATGACGCCATCTTGGTTTGCCCAACTGCCAGTGCCTCCCGTCCGCAGCCCTGTGCGGCTGGAGCGGCTGGCCTGGCCAGATGCAGCGCACACCCTGCAGGATGTGCTCCTGCTGCCGGTGGGGGCCATGGAGCAGCACGGTCCCCATCTGCCGTTGCATACGGACACGGTCATTGCCGAGTCCACCTGTCAGCTTGCTTCAGCCCTCACCGGGGCACCGGTCCTGCCCGCCCTGGGGTACTCCGTCTCACTCGGCCACACGGTGAAGTGGCCGGGCACGTTCTCCTTGTTTCATGAAACCCTCATGCTCACCGTGCGGGAGATCGCCCAGTGGGCGGCTGACACCGGCTGGAACCGGCTGCTGATCGTAAACTCCCACTACGGGAACGATGCCGCCCTCCGCTGCGCGGTGGACCGCCTGCGCCACGACCTTGGCGGCAATCTCCTCACGGCGACACGGAATACCTGGGACCTCACTCCGGAAATTGCCGGACGATTCACGCATGATGCGGCAGACTGGCATGCCAACGAGGCTGAGACATCCCTCATGTTGTTTCTTGATCCTGCTGCCGTGGTGAAAGAGCGCCTGAGCACGGCAGACGATCCTGATCGCACGATGGGGTGTGTCTTTCCGCACCGGGTGGCTCACACCAGCCTCAATGGCGTCACCGGAAGGCCAAGTCTGGGTACGGTGGAGCAGGGGGCTCTGTTGATCTCCCGCATGGGAGATGCTCTGGCAGATCTGATCCAGAAGGCTCGCGTAGAGCATCCCCCTTTGACTTGGGCCCCCTGA
- a CDS encoding glycosyltransferase family 39 protein has protein sequence MPFLQHLDHWLFHLINRDLAGPGWDPFMTWLSGNKAFYPLLLILASVVVKKGRSRGAAFVMVAVLAALVAGDGVAAPLKEFWQRPRPAMTLPDVRLVAGNGHGLTAMPSGHATTWGALAIVVWLFCRRAGWLGIPMALLVGYSRIYLGVHHPSDVVAGWLLGALTGLAVAGFAAWFWSTLGRRIFPAWWHRTPHLFRDSCASGVSLSEQDKELTWRHATWMVLGLLLILRLFYIAGDTIELSEDEAYQWMWSRRLDWAYYSKPPLIAWIQWLGTHLWGHTAFGVRFFSPVFAFVLGLVLWSFLRRHTSERTAFCATAIFAATPFFAVGSTLLTVDAPTVFFYTLSALAMWQALETDQLRWWLLTGGTMALGFLSKFFSPFLWAGFFLYAAFTPSARKQFTRPGLWLAMGMNIIALLPVLWWNQQHDWVTLVHLGERGGLQEPGGLRFQYAGAFLGSVAALLNPVFFLAVIGAVMGFVRARGLPLLQRFLLCTALPVFVFYLALACHGKAQPNWIAPASPVLFLFAILYWHERHVAGIRWGTRWLTAGLVVGLPVVTLLHETQWLHKGLGVALTEKNDPLVRVRGASELARLVEDHRQHLAVEGQPVFVIADHYGRASLLNFYLPEAHKLLPEDQLVYVLATEKPQNQYWFWPSYDARVGENAIYVVKTSGRRKPPKQLAQQFRSVQSLGLFKVRHRGELCSVVQLFACYSKKPSFPQLTGQP, from the coding sequence ATGCCTTTTCTGCAACACCTGGACCATTGGTTGTTTCATCTAATCAATCGTGACCTTGCCGGTCCCGGTTGGGATCCCTTCATGACCTGGTTGAGCGGGAACAAGGCCTTCTACCCGCTGCTCCTCATCCTGGCATCCGTCGTCGTGAAGAAAGGCCGCAGCCGGGGTGCGGCGTTCGTCATGGTGGCGGTGCTGGCAGCCTTGGTGGCGGGAGATGGGGTTGCCGCTCCGTTGAAGGAGTTCTGGCAGCGCCCCCGTCCTGCGATGACTCTGCCTGACGTGCGCTTGGTTGCGGGTAACGGGCATGGACTCACGGCCATGCCGTCTGGTCATGCTACCACCTGGGGTGCCCTCGCCATCGTGGTATGGCTCTTTTGCCGCCGTGCAGGCTGGCTGGGCATCCCCATGGCCCTTCTCGTAGGATACTCCCGCATCTACCTCGGCGTTCATCATCCCTCTGATGTGGTGGCGGGATGGCTGCTTGGAGCACTGACGGGGCTTGCCGTGGCGGGATTTGCCGCCTGGTTCTGGTCCACCTTGGGACGCAGGATCTTCCCGGCATGGTGGCACCGCACGCCCCACTTGTTCCGTGATTCCTGCGCCTCCGGAGTCTCCTTGTCCGAGCAGGACAAGGAACTCACGTGGCGGCATGCCACCTGGATGGTGCTGGGCCTGTTGCTCATCTTACGACTCTTCTACATCGCGGGAGACACGATCGAGTTGAGCGAAGACGAGGCATACCAGTGGATGTGGAGCCGTCGGTTGGATTGGGCCTATTATAGCAAGCCTCCTCTCATTGCATGGATCCAATGGCTGGGCACCCACCTGTGGGGCCATACTGCATTTGGCGTCCGCTTCTTCTCTCCTGTCTTTGCGTTCGTGCTGGGACTCGTGCTTTGGAGTTTTCTCCGCCGCCACACCAGCGAGAGAACGGCCTTCTGCGCTACCGCGATCTTTGCCGCCACCCCGTTTTTTGCAGTGGGTTCCACCCTGCTCACCGTGGATGCCCCTACGGTGTTCTTTTACACGCTGTCCGCCTTGGCCATGTGGCAGGCGCTGGAGACTGATCAGCTCCGCTGGTGGTTGCTCACCGGCGGGACCATGGCCTTGGGATTTTTGAGCAAGTTTTTCTCCCCGTTCCTCTGGGCCGGTTTTTTCCTCTATGCCGCCTTTACCCCAAGTGCGCGAAAACAGTTCACACGACCGGGCCTCTGGCTGGCCATGGGCATGAACATCATCGCGCTGCTGCCCGTCTTGTGGTGGAATCAGCAGCATGACTGGGTGACCCTGGTTCATCTGGGTGAACGTGGTGGGCTGCAGGAACCGGGAGGATTGCGCTTTCAATACGCAGGCGCCTTCCTGGGCTCCGTAGCAGCACTTTTGAATCCGGTCTTCTTCCTCGCCGTCATCGGTGCCGTCATGGGATTTGTCCGCGCCCGGGGGCTGCCACTTCTTCAGCGTTTCCTTCTGTGCACTGCACTGCCGGTCTTCGTCTTCTATCTCGCGCTGGCCTGCCATGGAAAAGCCCAGCCCAACTGGATTGCCCCCGCCTCTCCCGTGCTTTTTCTCTTCGCCATCCTCTATTGGCATGAGCGTCATGTCGCAGGGATCAGATGGGGCACCCGATGGCTGACCGCGGGTCTCGTGGTGGGCCTGCCCGTCGTCACCCTCCTCCACGAGACCCAATGGCTCCACAAGGGCCTGGGCGTGGCATTGACAGAAAAAAACGACCCCCTCGTTCGAGTCCGTGGAGCCTCCGAACTCGCACGCTTGGTTGAAGATCACCGGCAGCACCTTGCCGTCGAAGGCCAGCCAGTGTTTGTCATCGCTGATCACTACGGCCGGGCCAGTCTGCTGAACTTCTATCTACCAGAGGCACATAAACTCCTTCCCGAAGATCAACTGGTCTATGTGCTGGCCACCGAGAAACCCCAGAACCAATACTGGTTCTGGCCCTCCTATGATGCCCGTGTGGGAGAGAATGCCATCTACGTGGTGAAGACATCGGGGCGTCGCAAACCACCCAAGCAGCTTGCCCAGCAATTCCGGTCCGTGCAAAGTCTTGGCCTCTTCAAGGTCCGCCACCGGGGAGAACTATGCAGCGTGGTGCAGCTCTTTGCCTGTTACAGCAAGAAGCCCTCCTTCCCTCAACTCACTGGTCAACCCTAG
- a CDS encoding heavy metal sensor histidine kinase — MDSPDTAPPRRPALGLTERLVLGYVLAALFTMSSAAVFLYHMLYTSFEIEDAELLTDHVNTLRHELERAPESLREAEEIILSTATHRTLERYYGQLLDHTGKVLLETPGFSDLVEKDAAFPVAAPKNGNISAVARHVSNKGIPSFLAAALVAHDPAKPPLVYHVALDVRHLEEWLGELRLQLILVVATGTALSGLLAWLLTHRGLEPVREITSTMKRVGAEGLDERLGGKPWPRELAAMAGEFDRMLQRLRDAFARQSQFSADVAHEFRTPLNNLVLSTSLALSRDHAQEDYRQTLATHLEEYDRLKHMVESLLFIARADNAEASLTKAEVDAAALAEEVADFYSALAEDKGVMLTSSGEGCVMADASLMRMALGNLISNAIRHTPPGGKVSVMIAREAGMCLVSVADSGTGIATEHLPRLFDRFYRVDSARSSQGGDAGVGLGLALVKTVVQLHGGTVSVSSTPGAGTTVEMRFNSNMKKVTN; from the coding sequence GTGGACAGTCCTGATACCGCCCCACCCCGTCGGCCTGCGCTTGGGCTCACCGAGCGCTTGGTGTTGGGCTACGTGCTTGCGGCTCTGTTCACGATGTCTTCCGCTGCTGTCTTCCTCTATCACATGCTCTATACGAGCTTTGAGATTGAAGACGCCGAGCTGCTTACAGACCACGTGAACACCCTCAGGCACGAGTTGGAGCGTGCTCCAGAGAGCCTCCGTGAGGCAGAGGAAATCATTCTTTCCACGGCCACCCATCGCACCCTGGAGCGCTACTACGGCCAGTTGCTTGACCACACAGGCAAAGTACTGCTGGAGACACCGGGCTTCAGCGATCTGGTGGAGAAAGACGCCGCCTTCCCGGTCGCGGCACCCAAGAATGGGAACATCTCAGCGGTGGCTCGCCATGTTTCCAACAAAGGCATCCCGTCCTTCCTGGCCGCCGCGCTGGTGGCCCATGATCCTGCCAAACCTCCACTCGTTTACCATGTGGCACTGGACGTGAGGCATCTGGAGGAGTGGTTGGGTGAGCTGCGCCTTCAGTTGATCCTGGTGGTGGCCACAGGCACCGCTCTCTCAGGCCTGCTAGCCTGGCTCCTGACCCATCGCGGTCTGGAACCCGTTCGCGAAATCACCTCCACCATGAAGAGAGTGGGAGCAGAGGGACTGGATGAAAGACTGGGTGGCAAACCCTGGCCCCGGGAACTGGCGGCCATGGCCGGGGAATTTGACCGCATGTTGCAACGCCTGCGCGACGCTTTTGCGCGCCAGTCCCAGTTTAGCGCCGATGTCGCACACGAGTTCCGCACGCCCTTGAACAATCTCGTGCTCTCCACCAGCCTGGCCCTTTCCAGGGATCATGCCCAGGAAGACTACCGCCAGACGCTGGCCACGCATCTTGAGGAGTACGACCGCCTCAAGCATATGGTGGAAAGTCTCCTCTTTATCGCCCGGGCGGACAATGCAGAAGCATCTCTCACCAAGGCGGAGGTGGATGCCGCTGCACTGGCGGAGGAAGTTGCGGATTTCTACTCTGCACTCGCTGAGGACAAGGGGGTGATGCTCACCTCATCTGGGGAGGGTTGCGTGATGGCCGATGCCTCGCTCATGCGCATGGCACTGGGCAATCTCATCTCAAACGCAATCCGGCACACTCCGCCAGGAGGAAAGGTCTCCGTGATGATCGCAAGAGAGGCTGGTATGTGCCTTGTCTCCGTGGCCGACTCCGGCACGGGCATTGCCACCGAGCATCTGCCCCGCCTGTTTGATCGTTTCTATCGCGTGGACTCGGCCCGCAGCAGCCAGGGTGGTGATGCCGGGGTGGGCCTGGGGCTGGCACTCGTAAAAACGGTGGTTCAACTGCATGGCGGCACCGTGTCTGTGAGCAGCACCCCAGGCGCAGGCACCACCGTGGAAATGCGATTCAATAGCAACATGAAGAAGGTGACTAACTGA
- a CDS encoding DUF3817 domain-containing protein — protein MKNPVTLLRKVALAEAVSYLILLGIAMPLKYVWHMPLAVKYVGWVHGALFVVFCLSLLQVWLTAKWPIFRAALVFVASLLPLVPFFLDRWMGGQELAYARQKAAN, from the coding sequence ATGAAAAACCCTGTCACCCTGCTGCGCAAAGTGGCCCTGGCCGAGGCTGTGTCCTACCTCATCCTGCTGGGGATCGCCATGCCGCTGAAGTACGTGTGGCACATGCCGCTGGCAGTGAAGTACGTGGGTTGGGTGCATGGAGCCCTGTTTGTGGTGTTCTGCCTTTCCCTGCTCCAAGTTTGGCTGACCGCCAAATGGCCCATCTTCAGGGCGGCGCTGGTCTTCGTTGCCTCCCTTCTGCCTCTGGTGCCTTTCTTCCTGGACCGCTGGATGGGCGGGCAGGAACTTGCCTATGCCCGCCAGAAAGCGGCGAACTGA